The following are from one region of the Onthophagus taurus isolate NC unplaced genomic scaffold, IU_Otau_3.0 ScKx7SY_15, whole genome shotgun sequence genome:
- the LOC139432345 gene encoding uncharacterized protein, which produces MATAREIVLNPIFERQNDIHGFISRTIDNLKKLAIAKRTRGNEFQSRLERLETNWDEFNNAHKQLIQYRDKYSDTIYFTEDIFPECEEAYFDAKGTLLDLLNPLPLSPTPEVDTKPVSNVSYSSSRSRHLPKIDLPTFDGKYANWAQFQDLFSTMVNDNEDHTDVERLQYLKMSLTGEPAQLLKNISVTVDNFSRSWQILID; this is translated from the coding sequence ATGGCGACCGCTCGTGAAATTGTCTTAAACCCGATTTTCGAACGGCAAAATGACATTCACGGGTTTATTTCTCGGACAATagataatttgaaaaagcTAGCGATCGCTAAACGTACTCGCGGGAACGAGTTTCAAAGTCGTTTGGAACGGCTTGAGACTAATTGGGATGAGTTTAATAATGCtcataaacaattaattcagTATCGCGACAAGTATTCGGATACGATATATTTCACCGAGGACATTTTTCCTGAATGTGAGGAAGCTTATTTCGATGCTAAGGGGACATTGCTTGATTTGTTAAATCCTCTTCCGCTGTCTCCGACCCCGGAAGTTGATACAAAACCAGTTTCAAACGTCAGTTATTCGTCATCGCGTTCGCGTCATTTACCGAAAATTGATCTTCCAACTTTCGACGGTAAATACGCCAATTGGGCTCAATTCCAGGACTTGTTTTCTACGATGGTCAATGACAATGAAGACCATACCGATGTCGAACGtcttcaatatttaaaaatgagtttGACCGGTGAACCCgctcaattattaaaaaatatttctgttacCGTTGATAACTTTTCAAGATCGTGGCAAATATTGATTGACTGA
- the LOC111420153 gene encoding uncharacterized protein produces MICAKQRAVISQQLMGQLPPSRVISSRPFLHTGVDYAGPFHLKHLRGRGSKTYKGYLILFVCLATSAVHLEVATDYSTSGFLAAYKRFFGGRGISECLYSDCGTNLVGADRELRSMFSATSKEWKEMASLLSSDGTRWKFNPPGAPHFGGKWEAGVKSVKGHLRKIVGSTLLTYEEFNTVLIQIEAVLNSRPLCSISDDPNNFDVLTPAHFLIGNTLTVVPEPSVFDEKISRLSRWQLLRRMVEDFWKIWEKFYLQSMQNATKWFNQQNLPQIGQLVLIRDERLPPAKWSLARILQIHSGADGHARVATLKTANSTLVRPFAKLSILPYCTN; encoded by the coding sequence ATGATTTGTGCGAAACAACGAGCAGTCATCAGCCAGCAGTTGATGGGCCAACTTCCGCCTTCAAGAGTCATATCATCCCGCCCGTTTCTACACACCGGTGTTGATTACGCCGGACCTTTTCATCTGAAGCATCTTCGAGGACGTGGTAGTAAGACGTATAAAGGTTATCTTATTCTGTTTGTTTGTTTAGCCACTTCAGCCGTCCATTTAGAAGTGGCCACAGATTATTCAACTTCAGGATTTCTTGCTGCGTACAAGCGATTTTTCGGAGGAAGAGGTATCAGTGAATGCCTCTACAGCGACTGTGGCACGAATCTTGTTGGAGCTGACCGTGAGCTGCGTTCCATGTTTTCCGCAACGTCCAAAGAATGGAAAGAAATGGCTAGTCTCTTGAGCAGCGACGGCACCCGATGGAAGTTCAATCCTCCCGGAGCACCACATTTCGGTGGAAAGTGGGAGGCCGGAGTAAAATCCGTTAAAGGCCATCTTCGAAAAATTGTCGGATCGACACTTCTTACGTATGAAGAATTCAACACCGTTTTGATTCAAATTGAGGCCGTGCTAAATTCAAGACCTCTATGTTCAATATCTGACGATCcgaacaattttgatgttctGACTCCGGCTCACTTTCTCATCGGTAACACTCTCACCGTTGTTCCGGAGCCGTCCGTCTTCGATGAAAAGATATCGAGACTCTCTCGATGGCAGCTTCTTCGTCGTATGGTCGAAGATTTCTGGAAGATTTGGGAAAAGTTTTACTTACAATCCATGCAGAACGCTACGAAATGGTTCAATCAACAAAATCTTCCTCAAATTGGACAGCTTGTACTCATTCGAGATGAAAGATTACCTCCGGCGAAATGGTCTCTAGCAAGAATTCTTCAAATTCATTCCGGTGCCGATGGCCACGCTCGTGTCGCAACGCTCAAAACCGCAAATTCAACGCTTGTTCGTCCGTTCGCTAAGTTAAGCATTTTGCCATATTGTACAAATTAG
- the LOC139432346 gene encoding uncharacterized protein yields the protein MAQPSKDLEYIFERQNELFSFIAKSEDNLRKLPHARRTVGSINTRVERIIDNWNEFKQNHLLLNQHRSDYSETIYFSDDLFSSCEENYTNAKGLMLDMLSDISKAATRSEPVQAAPEVVIPHQRQLPRINLPKFSGRCVDWTQFRDLFVTMIKNDTSLTDVEKFQYLKMSLEKEPARLIKNLSVTHDNFDVAWQILEDRYDNLRVIVEAQLTILLSSKSLRTDSSEELNSFIGEINESIGALEALQCPVEHWDLVLIHILVRKLDSETSKEWERSINNRKISSTFKEFMDFLNNRVLTLEAIERLSTKKKSFSVSSGSAQKPSSFKSHNVSVAVQKCFICNGDHSIFRCDNFLTKSPKQRSEFVIQNKRCFNCLGNHYLPDCRVATRCKTCSKRHHTILHEFPPEKLNKSCNSNSNKNNEFVESKVSVPGTSTSHQVNTFHLSSSVLLATALVRVKSVRGDSLLVRALIDQGSEVSFVSEALVQRLSLPRKATCVPINGVGSTQTCVSNGTTSVNIISKSDNNVSIVEETLILPKLTSYIPKQEPKTIPVEVNSLDLADPEFYSNRRIDLILGVKFYSRIILNNIRKFNNGFLVAQETLFGWILFGHVSFPSANSERFGFQCSVDRELLTAIQKFWKIEDDTNSTQKLASDDLECENHFINTHSRDVNGRFVVRLPFRRPSSDLGSSRHVAVRSFGRMEQRFAVNEKLFLAYRDFMHEYLTLGHMSLVSLNPNNTNYYLPHHGVVRESSSTTKLRVVFNGSAVTSSGLSLNDCLHVGPKLQAELVDVLLRWRRHKIVFSCDIEKMYRQINVHPNDRSFQRIVWRDSSDKVIENYELNTVTYGLSCAPFLAIRCLHHLADQHSTIQPSGSVALKKDTYVDDILSGAETIEEVKTLINQTNSILTAGGFHARKWISNQASTLENLPRDDVSMNDTIKFEDESEFPRALGLLWNNKKDEFLFNLSVTHTDENLTKRSVLSFIAKLFDPLGLLSPFIITAKIFMQELWVLGLDWDDELPEDLAKRWQNFQKDLLNVTTISIPRWFGIDNNKSNIQIHGFSDASTNAYAAVAYIRVETLAEVRVVLISSKTKVAPLKVVSIPRLELCAAVVLSRLVHRIRSTLEFENFSTYLWTDSTVALSWIRSHPNRWKDFVRNRVIEIQELSQAKWSYVPGSDNPADLASRGVPINKLQQQSIWWSGPSWLQLPSSDWPSLKIADSVEADREIKRTSSSHHIAIQTWNLKEKYSTLNKLIRVTSWCFRFINKSKNSNVSGNLTPEELEKSLLFWVKEVQKTSFREEIQILLTGKSISKSSSIYRLTPFIDGHGLLRITGRLQFSVLNWDEKHPMILPKDDPFTKLIIDAHHRRVLHGGTQLTLSSIRRRFWIVGGRSPVRSFIHQCIVCARQRAKTSQQMMGQLPPSRVTPSRPFLHSGVDYAGPFILKTHKGRGHKTYKSYLILFVCLVSSAIHLEISTDYTTNGFIAAYKRFTGRRGLCQCLYSDCGTNLIGADRELRSLFSSASKEWNHLINVLSNDGTRWRFNPPSAPHFGGKWEAGVRSVKTHLRKIMGSTVLTYEEFTTVLIQIEAVLNSRPLCPVSNDPTNFEFLCPAHFLIGSSLSVVPEPSLLDETISRLNRYQFLRRLIEEFWKHWKVFYLQSLQNRNKWHQERNLPKVGSLVLIKDERLPPSKWTTARVLELHPGADNRVRVATIKTPTTTLVRPIVKLCSLPG from the coding sequence atggcTCAACCAAGTAAAGACTTAGAATACATTTTCGAAcgacaaaatgaacttttcaGTTTCATTGCAAAGTCCGAGGATAATCTTCGAAAATTGCCGCATGCGCGTCGTACGGTCGGTTCAATTAATACGCGAGTTGAGCGTATCATCGATAATTGGAATGAGTTCAAACAGAACCATTTATTACTAAATCAACACCGATCGGATTATTCGGAAACCATCTATTTTTCGGATGATTTATTCAGTTCGTGCGAGGAAAATTACACCAACGCGAAAGGTCTAATGTTGGACATGCTGAGCGACATCAGTAAAGCGGCAACTCGTTCGGAACCAGTTCAGGCAGCACCAGAGGTCGTGATTCCTCATCAGCGACAGCTTCCGCGTATCAACTTACCTAAATTTAGCGGTCGTTGTGTTGATTGGACCCAGTTCCGCGATTTATTCGTTACCATGATAAAAAACGACACTTCATTAACTGACGTCGAGAAGTTCCAGTACTTGAAAATGAGTCTGGAAAAAGAACCGGctagattaattaaaaatttatcggTAACACATGACAACTTCGATGTTGCATGGCAAATTTTGGAGGATCGGTATGATAATTTACGGGTGATAGTTGAAGCGCAACTTACCATTTTATTGTCTTCGAAATCTCTTCGCACGGATTCGTCTGAAGAGTTGAACAGCTTCATCGGCGAAATTAACGAATCCATCGGCGCGTTGGAAGCTCTGCAATGTCCGGTCGAACATTGGGATCTTGTCCTCATACACATCCTCGTTCGTAAACTCGACAGCGAGACGAGTAAAGAGTGGGAACGATCGATAAACAATCGAAAAATTTCATCGACATTTAAAGAGTTTATGGATTTTCTTAACAACCGCGTATTGACACTTGAAGCGATCGAAAGACTTTCCACCAAAAAGAAAAGCTTTTCAGTTTCGTCTGGGTCTGCTCAAAAACCCAGCTCGTTTAAATCCCATAACGTGTCGGTGGCGGTAcagaaatgttttatttgtaatgGTGACCATTCAATATTTCGATGCGATAATTTTCTTACAAAATCTCCGAAACAAAGGAGCGAATTCGTAATTCAAAATAAGCGGTGTTTTAATTGTCTCGGGAATCACTATCTTCCTGACTGTCGTGTAGCAACTCGATgcaaaacttgttcaaaacgTCATCACACCATTTTGCACGAATTTCCtcctgaaaaattaaataaaagttgcaACTCAAATTCTaacaaaaacaacgaatttgtCGAAAGTAAAGTAAGCGTCCCTGGTACCTCAACGAGTCACCAGGTCAACACATTTCATCTCAGTTCCTCGGTTCTCCTAGCTACAGCTTTGGTGCGGGTAAAATCGGTTCGAGGTGATTCCCTTTTGGTTCGCGCCTTGATCGATCAAGGGTCGGAAGTTTCTTTCGTGAGCGAGGCTCTTGTGCAGCGTCTGTCGTTACCGCGCAAAGCCACATGCGTACCAATAAACGGCGTTGGATCAACACAAACGTGCGTTTCAAACGGTACAACGTCGGTTAATATCATTTCCAAAAGTGACAACAACGTTTCCATCGTCGAAGAGACTCTCATATTACCAAAATTGACTTCCTACATACCAAAACAAGAACCAAAAACCATTCCGGTTGAAGTAAATTCTTTGGATTTAGCCGATCCAGAATTCTATTCGAATCGTCGAATTGATTTGATTCTCGGGGTGAAGTTTTATTCGcgaattattttgaataatattcGGAAATTTAACAACGGTTTTTTGGTAGCTCAAGAGACTCTTTTCGGATGGATTCTTTTCGGTCACGTTTCTTTTCCAAGTGCAAATTCGGAACGGTTCGGTTTCCAATGTTCCGTTGATCGGGAGTTGTTAACcgcaattcaaaaattttggaaaatcgAGGACGACACTAATTCAACTCAAAAACTTGCCTCAGACGATCTTGAGTGCGAGAACCATTTTATAAACACTCATTCGCGAGACGTAAACGGACGTTTTGTAGTGCGGCTTCCGTTTAGACGACCTTCATCGGATCTCGGTTCATCGCGTCACGTCGCGGTTCGTTCTTTCGGTCGTATGGAGCAACGTTTCGCCGTTAacgaaaaactttttctagCCTACCGTGATTTTATGCACGAGTATTTGACACTAGGGCACATGAGTTTGGTGTCGTTAAACCCAAACAATACGAATTATTACCTTCCGCATCACGGTGTAGTACGCGAATCAAGTTCCACGACAAAACTCCGCGTAGTTTTCAACGGTTCAGCTGTTACGTCATCGGGCCTTTCCCTTAATGACTGCTTACACGTCGGGCCAAAACTGCAAGCCGAGCTAGTTGACGTTCTCCTCCGATGGAGACGTCATAAAATCGTGTTTTCGTGCGACATTGAAAAGATGTACCGTCAAATAAACGTTCATCCGAATGATCGATCTTTTCAAAGAATTGTTTGGCGCGATAGTTCGGATaaagtaatagaaaattatgaaCTTAACACTGTTACTTATGGGTTATCGTGTGCTCCGTTCTTGGCTATCCGGTGCCTGCACCATTTGGCTGATCAGCACTCCACAATTCAACCTTCCGGATCAGTGGCTCTGAAAAAAGACACGTACGTAGATGATATTTTGTCGGGCGCAGAGACCATTGAAGAAGTTAAAACTCTCATTAATCAAACAAACAGTATACTTACGGCGGGCGGTTTCCACGCGCGGAAATGGATTTCGAATCAAGCTTCTACGCTTGAAAATCTACCGCGCGATGACGTTTCCATGAACGATaccataaaatttgaagaCGAATCCGAATTTCCCCGCGCATTGGGACTTCTgtggaataataaaaaagacgagtttttatttaatttaagtgtTACTCATACCGATGAAAATCTTACCAAGCGATCTGTTCTTTCATTCATCGCGAAACTTTTCGATCCCCTCGGTCTTCTTTCTCCGTTCATAATAACGGCAAAAATCTTCATGCAAGAATTGTGGGTGCTTGGTCTTGATTGGGACGATGAATTACCGGAAGATCTCGCGAAACGGtggcaaaattttcaaaaagaccTTCTAAACGTTACTACCATCAGCATTCCTCGATGGTTTGGCatcgataacaataaatcCAACATTCAAATCCACGGTTTTTCTGATGCATCAACAAACGCATACGCGGCGGTTGCGTATATTCGGGTTGAAACCTTAGCGGAGGTGCGGGTTGTGTTGATAAGTTCTAAAACAAAAGTGGCTCCgttaaaagttgtttcgaTTCCGCGCTTAGAACTGTGCGCGGCGGTAGTTCTATCTCGGTTGGTACATCGGATTCGATCTACGCTAGAATTCGAAAACTTTTCAACTTATCTGTGGACTGATTCCACTGTCGCTTTGTCATGGATACGCAGCCATCCCAACAGATGGAAAGATTTCGTGCGTAACCGTGTCATAGAGATTCAAGAACTATCACAAGCAAAGTGGTCTTACGTGCCTGGTTCCGATAATCCAGCTGACTTAGCTTCCCGTGGTGTGCCAATAAATAAACTTCAACAGCAATCGATATGGTGGTCCGGTCCATCATGGCTTCAACTTCCCTCATCAGATTGGCCTTCGTTAAAAATTGCTGACTCAGTCGAAGCCGATCGTGAAATTAAAAGGACATCTTCTTCTCATCACATTGCGATTCAAACCtggaatttaaaagaaaaatattctaCATTAAACAAGCTTATTCGGGTCACTTCATGGTGTTTccgttttataaataaatcaaaaaattcaaatgttTCAGGCAATTTAACTCCAGAAGAACTCGAAAAATCTTTGTTGTTTTGGGTTAAAGAGGTTCAAAAAACCAGTTTTAGAGAAGAAATTCAAATTCTATTAACCGGAAAatctatttcaaaaagtaGTTCGATCTATCGACTTACCCCTTTCATAGACGGCCATGGACTTCTACGAATTACAGGACGTCTACAATTTTCCGTTTTGAATTGGGACGAGAAACATCCTATGATTCTTCCCAAGGACGATCCCTTCACAAAACTAATCATTGATGCTCATCATCGTCGAGTTCTTCATGGTGGAACTCAGCTTACATTATCTTCCATTCGTCGACGATTTTGGATTGTTGGTGGAAGATCTCCAGTCAGATCCTTCATACATCAATGCATCGTTTGTGCTCGTCAACGTGCAAAAACCAGTCAACAGATGATGGGTCAACTACCTCCGTCACGAGTAACCCCATCGAGACCGTTTCTCCACTCTGGGGTCGACTATGCTGGGCCATTTATTCTGAAAACACACAAAGGACGAGGTCACAAAACatataaatcttatttaattctatttgtATGTCTAGTTTCATCAGCAATACATTTAGAGATTTCCACTGACTACACGACGAATGGATTCATTGCCGCATACAAACGATTCACCGGACGTCGTGGTCTTTGCCAGTGTTTGTATTCGGATTGTGGTACCAACCTTATTGGGGCAGATAGGGAACTACGATCCCTCTTCAGCTCCGCCTCCAAGGAGTGGAATCATTTAATCAACGTCCTCAGCAACGATGGAACCCGTTGGAGATTCAACCCCCCTTCAGCACCCCATTTTGGAGGGAAGTGGGAAGCTGGAGTTCGCTCCGTAAAAACACATCTTCGGAAAATTATGGGTTCCACCGTTCTCACTTACGAGGAATTCACCACTGTCCTCATACAAATAGAAGCCGTCCTAAACTCCCGTCCTCTCTGTCCTGTTTCCAATGACCCTactaattttgaatttttatgtcCAGCTCATTTCTTGATTGGGTCGTCGTTATCTGTGGTTCCAGAACCATCTCTATTGGATGAAACCATCTCACGTCTCAACCGTTACCAGTTCCTCCGACGTTTGATAGAAGAATTCTGGAAGCATTGGAaagtattttatctccaatctCTCCAAAACCGAAACAAGTGGCATCAAGAAAGGAACTTACCTAAAGTTGGTAGTCTCGTTCTTATCAAGGACGAACGGCTTCCCCCGTCCAAGTGGACCACTGCACGTGTCTTGGAACTTCACCCTGGGGCTGATAATCGTGTTAGAGTGGCTACAATAAAGACACCGACTACTACTCTAGTTCGACCAATAGTAAAATTATGTTCATTACCTGGCTAA
- the LOC139432347 gene encoding uncharacterized protein encodes MQKFWTIEEESSSKPYLSTDEIDCEKHFVNSHSRDSSGRFIVRLPFRKSPRELGNSYMIAVKTFSRSELRFARDESFKTAYSKFMREYLDLNHMRPVTVPVESPNFYLPHHGVIRESSTTTKLRVVFNGSQTTSSGLSLNDCLHTGPKLQSELVDVLLRWRRHPVAFACDLEKMYRQIDVHQDDWQFQRIVWRENHTYVDDIISGANDIDEVQELIFQLNRVLTAGGFLARKWISNVSKALAYVPSDLLSDTETLRVQDDNSPRALGILWNNSTDDFLFCFNNDDFDFRELTKRKVLSVIARSFDPLGWLSPIIVTAKIFMQNLWT; translated from the coding sequence ATGCAAAAGTTCTGGACGATAGAAGAAGAATCAAGTTCTAAGCCGTATTTATCTACCGACGAAATTGATTGTGAAAAACATTTCGTCAATTCACATTCGCGTGACAGCTCTGGACGTTTTATTGTTCGTTTACCATTTCGAAAGTCTCCGCGTGAATTGGGAAATTCTTATATGATCGCTGTTAAGACTTTTTCTCGTTCCGAGTTAAGATTCGCACGGGATGAAAGCTTCAAGACCGCGTATAGCAAATTTATGCGCGAATATCTCGATTTAAATCATATGCGTCCCGTTACAGTGCCAGTCGAATCACCCAACTTCTATCTTCCGCATCACGGGGTGATTCGCGAATCTAGTACGACTACTAAGCTTCGTGTCGTGTTCAACGGATCACAAACAACATCATCTGGATTATCGTTAAACGATTGTCTTCATACTGGTCCGAAACTTCAAAGTGAACTTGTTGATGTTCTTCTAAGGTGGAGACGCCATCCCGTCGCGTTCGCGTGTGACTTAGAGAAAATGTATCGTCAAATTGACGTTCATCAAGATGATTGGCAGTTTCAACGAATCGTCTGGCGTGAAAATCACACTTACGTGGACGATATCATTTCCGGTGCTAATGACATTGATGAAGTTCAAGAATTAATCTTTCAATTAAATCGAGTTTTAACGGCGGGCGGTTTCCTAGCGCGAAAGTGGATTTCAAATGTTTCAAAAGCGCTCGCATATGTTCCTTCAGACCTTCTATCCGATACAGAAACGTTGCGTGTTCAAGATGACAATTCCCCTCGCGCATTGGGTATTCTTTGGAACAATTCGACCGATGACTTtctattttgtttcaataatgACGATTTTGACTTCCGAGAACTTACTAAGCGGAAAGTTCTATCAGTCATTGCGCGTTCATTCGACCCCCTCGGGTGGCTTTCTCCGATCATTGTAACTGCGAagatttttatgcaaaatttgTGGACTTGA
- the LOC139432348 gene encoding uncharacterized protein, with the protein MVNDNEDLTDVERLQYLKMSLTGEPAQLLKNISVTGDNFSRSWQILIDRYENRRLLIETQLSILFSARTVKSDSSSELKRLVGETKEAFGALKVLKCPIQHWDYILVYLIVRKLDIDAVKEWERSIGNHRDPSTFDELEDFLMNRIHTLEAVENLQSSRKVYSISTGSKVSSVKAHHAYSPVNGCVMCNSAHYISSCPAYFSKSPAERQDFVISRRLCYNCLGSHTVNKCRVSKRCRVCRKSHHTSLHDAPRRSTSTRIQSSVEPSKSGTVFAPIQEQPSITANDLTVSNHLLHSHHIHAPVLLATALVRIESSRGHSVIVRALIDQGSEVSFITESLVQQLQLPRKPASIPISGIGSQRTSISNGIVTVQLSSQFNPFLSFNEEALILPKLTAYLPQKYSAQLPIELLNLPLADSDISSSKRIDLILGVSLYSKILQNGVKRSSEGSLIAQQTAFGWILSGVLSNQSQSNFNPYGFQCSIVVNSRI; encoded by the coding sequence ATGGTTAATGACAATGAAGACCTTACCGATGTCGAACGtcttcaatatttaaaaatgagtttGACCGGTGAACCCGCtcagttattaaaaaacatttctgtTACCGGTGATAACTTTTCAAGATCGTGGCAAATATTGATTGACCGGTATGAAAATCGACGGTTATTAATTGAGACTCaattatcgattttattttccGCGCGTACCGTAAAGAGTGATTCTTCTAGCGAACTTAAACGTCTTGTCGGGGAAACTAAAGAAGCTTTCGGTGCCTTAAAAGTATTGAAATGTCCGATTCAGCATTGGGACTATATTCTCGTATATTTAATCGTACGAAAATTAGATATAGACGCCGTTAAAGAATGGGAGAGATCGATTGGAAATCATCGCGATCCGTCAACGTTCGATGAGCTTGAGGACTTTCTGATGAACCGTATTCACACCTTGGAAGCTGTCGAAAATCTTCAATCTAGCCGTAAAGTATATTCCATTTCAACGGGTTCAAAGGTCTCTAGTGTGAAAGCTCATCATGCTTATTCTCCTGTAAATGGTTGTGTTATGTGCAACTCAGCGCATTACATTTCTTCATGTCCGGCTTACTTTTCAAAAAGCCCGGCAGAACGGCAAGATTTTGTGATATCCCGGAGATTATGTTACAATTGTCTTGGTTCACATACCGTCAACAAATGTCGCGTTTCTAAACGATGTCGCGTTTGTCGCAAATCTCACCATACGTCTCTTCACGACGCGCCACGACGCTCAACTTCAACTAGAATACAATCTTCAGTTGAACCTTCAAAGTCAGGAACAGTTTTCGCGCCCATACAAGAACAGCCGAGCATCACCGCTAATGACTTAACCGTATCGAATCATCTTTTACATTCGCACCACATTCATGCTCCGGTACTGTTGGCTACAGCTTTAGTACGGATTGAATCATCGCGTGGACATTCCGTCATCGTTCGAGCCCTTATTGATCAAGGATCCGAAGTTTCTTTCATCACCGAGTCACTTGTACAACAGCTTCAACTTCCGCGAAAACCAGCAAGTATTCCTATTTCAGGAATTGGTTCGCAACGTACAAGTATTTCAAACGGAATTGTTACAGTTCAATTAAGTTCGCAATTCAATCCATTTCTTTCATTCAACGAAGAAGCGTTAATATTGCCGAAATTAACCGCTTatttacctcaaaaatattctgCTCAGTTACCGATTGAGCTACTGAATTTACCGTTAGCCGATTCAGATATCTCATCATCAAAAAGAATTGATTTGATTCTTGGTGTGAGTTTATATTctaaaattcttcaaaatggTGTTAAACGAAGTAGTGAAGGTTCTTTGATTGCCCAGCAAACCGCGTTTGGATGGATTCTTTCCGGCGTACTGTCGAATCAATCACAATCAAACTTCAACCCGTATGGATTTCAGTGTTCGATAGTCGTGAATTCGCGGATTTAA